A section of the Rhizobium sp. BT03 genome encodes:
- a CDS encoding carbohydrate ABC transporter permease, with the protein MSTRSNTADRANTADRANTADQALTDNAEGMSYLNRLPRRIVMLYLPMAVFVFVLLFPFYWMAITAVKPNEQLTDYTNYSPFWVVGPTIAHIKYLFLETSYPGWLWNTMLVAVCSTFLSLVASVLGAYAIERVRFTGSRSVGLVIFLAYLVPPSILFIPLAFIVFKLGIYDSRLALIFTYPTFLIPFCTWLLMGYFRSIPFELEESALVDGANRWQILTKIILPLAVPGLISAGIFAFTLSWNEFIYALTFIQSSENKTIPVGVLTELVRGDVFEWGALMAGALFGSLPVVILYSFFVDYYVSSMTGAVKE; encoded by the coding sequence ATGTCGACACGTTCAAACACAGCCGACCGGGCAAACACAGCCGATCGGGCCAACACCGCCGATCAGGCCCTGACCGACAATGCCGAAGGCATGAGCTATCTGAACCGCCTGCCGCGGCGGATCGTGATGCTCTATTTGCCGATGGCCGTCTTCGTCTTCGTGCTGCTCTTCCCGTTCTACTGGATGGCGATCACCGCGGTGAAACCCAACGAGCAGCTGACCGACTATACCAATTACAGCCCGTTCTGGGTGGTCGGACCGACGATTGCGCACATCAAATACCTGTTCCTCGAGACATCCTATCCGGGCTGGCTGTGGAACACGATGCTGGTCGCGGTCTGCTCCACCTTCCTCTCGCTGGTGGCGTCGGTCCTGGGCGCCTATGCCATCGAGCGCGTCCGCTTCACCGGCTCGCGTTCGGTCGGCCTGGTGATCTTCCTCGCCTATCTCGTGCCGCCGTCGATCCTCTTCATCCCGCTGGCCTTCATCGTCTTCAAGCTCGGCATCTACGACTCCCGGCTGGCGCTGATCTTCACCTACCCGACCTTCCTCATTCCCTTCTGCACCTGGCTGCTGATGGGTTACTTCCGCTCGATCCCCTTCGAACTGGAAGAAAGCGCCCTGGTGGATGGCGCCAACCGGTGGCAGATTTTGACCAAAATCATCCTGCCGCTCGCCGTGCCGGGGCTGATCTCAGCCGGGATCTTCGCCTTCACGCTCTCCTGGAACGAATTCATCTATGCCCTTACTTTCATTCAGTCATCGGAAAATAAGACCATTCCCGTCGGCGTGCTGACCGAACTGGTGCGCGGCGATGTCTTCGAATGGGGGGCGCTGATGGCGGGCGCCCTGTTCGGCTCGCTGCCGGTGGTCATCCTCTACTCGTTCTTCGTGGATTATTACGTGTCCTCGATGACCGGTGCGGTGAAGGAGTGA
- a CDS encoding ABC transporter substrate-binding protein: MTIKRREFLAASAAVAGAAGFGIKPSFAQAEPTYTPESGASLRLLRWTPFVKGDEEAWIANTKKFTEATGVEVRIDKESWEDIRPKAAVAANVGSGPDLIMCWFDDAHQYPDKLVDLTELGNYLGNKYEGWYDGVKGYATRGDTFIAMPLTAIGNAVVYRDSHVKAAGFNEFPNDTAGFLELCKAMKAKGTPAGFPHGKAVGDGNNYAHWLLWSHNGKMVDESGKVTINSPETLASINYAKELYATFIPGTESWQDVNNNRAFLAGQVSLIANGVSVYYTAKNDPKLAEIAKDIRTTNFPIGPVGKSVELCQTSSLLLFKHTKYPEAAKAYIKFMMEADQMNAWIQGSSAYCCQPLKAFAKNPVWTADPVHAPYARASEKLRPNGYAGPLGYASAATMADYVLVDMYAAAVTGQMSPEDAMKEAERRANRYYRV; encoded by the coding sequence ATGACGATCAAGAGACGTGAATTTCTTGCTGCATCGGCAGCCGTTGCCGGCGCTGCCGGCTTCGGCATCAAGCCATCTTTTGCGCAGGCCGAGCCGACCTACACGCCGGAAAGCGGCGCAAGCCTTCGCCTGCTGCGCTGGACGCCCTTCGTCAAAGGCGACGAGGAGGCCTGGATTGCCAACACCAAGAAATTCACCGAGGCGACCGGCGTCGAAGTGCGCATCGACAAGGAAAGCTGGGAAGACATCCGCCCGAAGGCTGCCGTTGCCGCCAATGTCGGCTCCGGCCCGGATCTCATCATGTGCTGGTTCGACGACGCCCACCAATATCCGGACAAGCTGGTCGATCTCACCGAACTCGGCAACTATCTCGGCAACAAGTATGAGGGCTGGTACGACGGCGTGAAGGGCTATGCGACGCGCGGCGACACCTTCATCGCCATGCCGCTGACGGCGATCGGCAATGCCGTCGTCTATCGCGATAGCCATGTGAAGGCCGCCGGTTTCAACGAATTCCCCAACGATACCGCGGGCTTCCTCGAGCTTTGCAAGGCGATGAAGGCAAAGGGCACACCCGCCGGCTTCCCGCACGGCAAGGCCGTCGGCGACGGCAACAACTACGCCCATTGGCTGCTCTGGAGCCACAACGGCAAGATGGTCGACGAAAGCGGCAAGGTAACGATCAACAGCCCCGAGACGCTCGCTTCGATCAACTATGCCAAGGAGCTCTACGCGACCTTCATTCCGGGCACGGAGAGCTGGCAGGACGTCAACAACAACCGCGCCTTCCTCGCCGGACAGGTCTCGCTGATCGCCAACGGCGTCTCGGTCTATTACACCGCCAAGAACGACCCGAAGCTCGCCGAGATCGCCAAGGACATCCGCACCACGAACTTCCCGATCGGCCCGGTCGGCAAGAGCGTCGAGCTTTGCCAGACGAGCTCGCTGCTTCTGTTCAAGCACACAAAATATCCTGAGGCGGCCAAGGCCTACATCAAGTTCATGATGGAAGCCGACCAGATGAATGCCTGGATCCAGGGCTCCAGCGCCTATTGCTGCCAGCCGCTCAAGGCCTTCGCCAAGAACCCGGTCTGGACCGCCGATCCGGTCCACGCGCCCTATGCGCGCGCCTCGGAAAAACTGCGCCCGAACGGTTATGCCGGCCCGCTCGGCTATGCCTCGGCAGCAACCATGGCCGATTATGTTCTGGTCGACATGTATGCCGCGGCCGTCACCGGCCAGATGTCGCCTGAGGATGCGATGAAGGAAGCTGAACGCCGGGCAAACCGCTACTACCGCGTCTGA
- the denD gene encoding D-erythronate dehydrogenase, with protein sequence MHILIIGAAGMIGRKLAASLARSGSLGARTITRMTLVDIAPPPVPSSVVASVEALAADISEGDAAQALAARRADVIFHLAAIVSGEAERNFDLGYRVNLDGTRLLLEAIRHEGSRQAYVPRLVFSSSIAVYGAPFPDPIPDDYVQAPLTSYGVQKAISELLLADYSRRGFVDGVGIRLPTIVIRPGAPNAAASGFFSGILREPLAGQRAVLPVEETVKHWLASPRSAVKFLIHAATLDTSSLGARRTLTMPGVAATVADQIAALRRAAGPEAVDLIDRRRDEVIEGIVAGWPKSFAPERATQLGFTAETSVDELIEVYLAEDAPAASRGD encoded by the coding sequence ATGCATATTCTCATTATCGGGGCGGCCGGAATGATCGGCCGGAAGCTCGCCGCCAGCTTGGCGCGCAGCGGCTCCCTCGGCGCTCGAACGATCACCCGCATGACGCTTGTGGATATTGCGCCGCCGCCGGTGCCATCAAGTGTCGTTGCCTCGGTCGAAGCGCTGGCGGCCGACATTTCCGAAGGCGATGCCGCGCAAGCCCTGGCGGCTCGCCGGGCCGACGTGATCTTCCATCTCGCCGCGATCGTTTCCGGCGAGGCCGAGCGCAATTTCGACCTCGGCTACCGGGTCAATCTCGATGGCACGCGATTGCTGTTGGAAGCGATCCGTCATGAGGGAAGCCGGCAAGCCTATGTTCCCCGACTCGTCTTCTCCTCCTCGATCGCGGTCTACGGCGCGCCGTTTCCCGATCCGATCCCCGACGATTACGTCCAGGCACCGCTCACCAGCTACGGCGTGCAGAAGGCGATATCCGAACTCCTGCTGGCCGACTATTCGCGCCGCGGCTTCGTCGACGGCGTGGGAATTCGATTGCCGACCATCGTGATCCGGCCGGGTGCCCCGAACGCCGCCGCATCGGGCTTCTTTTCCGGAATCCTACGGGAGCCGCTGGCGGGCCAGCGAGCTGTTCTTCCCGTTGAGGAAACGGTCAAGCACTGGCTGGCAAGCCCGCGTTCCGCCGTCAAATTTCTGATCCACGCCGCAACGCTGGACACATCGTCGCTGGGCGCGCGGCGCACGCTGACCATGCCCGGCGTTGCCGCCACCGTTGCCGATCAGATCGCTGCTCTGCGCCGGGCTGCCGGTCCCGAGGCGGTCGACCTGATCGATCGCCGCCGCGACGAGGTCATCGAAGGGATCGTCGCCGGATGGCCGAAATCCTTTGCGCCTGAACGCGCGACGCAACTGGGTTTCACAGCCGAAACCAGCGTCGACGAGCTGATCGAGGTCTACCTCGCCGAAGACGCTCCGGCAGCGTCCCGAGGAGATTGA
- a CDS encoding ABC transporter ATP-binding protein: MAGVQFADVRKSFGVHPVIKGVDIDIADGEFVILVGPSGCGKSTLLRMLAGLENISGGEIKIGGRVVNTLPPKDRDIAMVFQNYALYPHMTVEQNMGFSLMLNKAPKAEAEKRVKYAAGILGLDKLLDRYPRQLSGGQRQRVAMGRAIVRDPEVFLFDEPLSNLDAKLRVAMRAEIKELHQRLKTTTVYVTHDQIEAMTMADKIVVMHDGIVEQIGSPLELYDKPANLFVGGFIGSPAMNMIKGRLDPEDARQFVAANGTRLPVANPPASAVGRELVYGLRPEYISLDPNGVPAEIVVIEPTGYETHLTVRLGGSDVSCVFRERVNARPGEAIRVAIDASHVHLFDAEGGQRLTD; encoded by the coding sequence ATGGCAGGCGTTCAATTCGCGGATGTGCGGAAATCGTTCGGTGTGCATCCTGTCATCAAGGGGGTGGACATCGACATTGCCGACGGGGAATTCGTCATCCTCGTCGGCCCGTCGGGCTGCGGCAAGTCGACCCTTCTGCGGATGCTGGCCGGGCTCGAGAACATTTCCGGCGGCGAGATCAAGATCGGCGGGCGCGTGGTCAACACGCTGCCGCCGAAGGACCGGGACATCGCCATGGTGTTTCAGAATTATGCGCTCTATCCGCATATGACGGTCGAGCAGAACATGGGCTTCTCGCTGATGCTCAACAAGGCGCCGAAAGCGGAGGCCGAAAAGCGGGTGAAATATGCCGCCGGCATCCTCGGCCTCGACAAATTGCTCGACCGCTATCCGCGCCAGCTTTCCGGCGGCCAGCGCCAGCGCGTCGCCATGGGCCGGGCGATCGTGCGCGATCCGGAAGTTTTCCTGTTCGACGAGCCGCTCTCCAACCTCGATGCCAAGCTGCGCGTCGCCATGCGCGCCGAGATCAAGGAGCTGCACCAGCGCCTGAAAACCACCACGGTTTACGTCACGCACGACCAGATCGAGGCGATGACCATGGCCGACAAGATCGTCGTCATGCATGACGGCATCGTCGAGCAGATCGGATCGCCGCTCGAGCTCTACGACAAGCCGGCCAATCTCTTCGTCGGCGGCTTCATCGGCTCGCCGGCGATGAACATGATCAAGGGCAGGCTCGACCCGGAAGACGCCCGCCAGTTCGTCGCCGCCAACGGCACGCGGCTGCCCGTCGCCAATCCGCCGGCAAGTGCGGTGGGCCGTGAACTCGTCTATGGGCTGCGGCCCGAATATATCTCGCTCGATCCGAACGGCGTGCCGGCCGAGATCGTGGTGATCGAACCCACCGGCTATGAGACCCATCTGACCGTTCGCCTCGGCGGCAGCGATGTCAGCTGCGTATTCCGGGAGCGCGTCAATGCTCGCCCGGGCGAGGCGATCCGCGTCGCGATCGACGCTTCGCACGTCCACCTCTTCGATGCCGAAGGCGGACAGAGATTGACCGACTGA
- a CDS encoding redoxin domain-containing protein, with product MGDQKRPLQPGEAAPRFTLATANFDGTVSFADLSGRPFLIGFFRGLHCPFCRRQLEQLAGVEPTLRAAGVETVAVINTPVERARLYFRHRPTPITLLCDPDCRTHRAYGVPHAEFLPDGSSEQPEWPYRTTMAQFQAVRINPTGELPEPLHPMEANTILNAKDGFELTEADHAIFANHGTQLVGHFLVNAKGIIGWAQIEGLIEPNSLSVFPTAAEIIAAAGSLGH from the coding sequence ATGGGAGACCAGAAGCGCCCGCTGCAACCCGGAGAAGCCGCGCCCCGATTCACGCTGGCGACGGCCAACTTCGACGGAACCGTCTCTTTCGCCGACTTGAGCGGCCGCCCGTTCCTGATCGGCTTCTTTCGCGGGCTGCACTGCCCGTTCTGCCGGCGTCAGCTGGAACAGCTTGCCGGCGTCGAGCCGACGCTACGCGCCGCCGGGGTGGAGACCGTGGCCGTCATCAATACACCGGTGGAACGTGCGCGGCTGTATTTCCGCCACCGGCCGACGCCGATAACGCTTCTGTGCGACCCGGACTGCCGCACGCATCGGGCCTACGGTGTGCCGCATGCCGAGTTCCTGCCCGATGGGAGCAGCGAGCAGCCCGAATGGCCCTATCGTACAACGATGGCGCAGTTTCAGGCGGTACGCATCAACCCCACCGGCGAACTGCCGGAACCGCTGCACCCGATGGAAGCCAACACGATACTCAACGCCAAGGACGGCTTCGAACTTACCGAAGCCGATCATGCGATCTTTGCGAACCACGGGACCCAGCTCGTCGGACACTTCCTGGTCAATGCGAAGGGCATCATCGGCTGGGCACAAATAGAGGGGCTCATCGAACCGAACAGCCTCTCCGTCTTCCCGACCGCGGCGGAGATCATCGCCGCCGCCGGCAGCCTTGGGCACTGA
- a CDS encoding FadR/GntR family transcriptional regulator yields the protein MDVRAMLEEVATLGGAPKKSMKDFVVQKIATFIATGILKTGDPLPSERELAAALSVSRETVRGAILILSTHGILSVAQGTRTVVASEDVGELAVQAARYRDIAAYSLDNVHEARLLIEAQVVRAAAVKMEASTLDYLRKSIAAQEAACDDPVRFLICDREFHTAIYRSSGNAVLADMAADLYSYLLSHRRRVISQPGTIATSIADHRLILAGLETRDPDAACAAFAIHETRIYTTTKLLLA from the coding sequence ATGGATGTGCGAGCCATGCTCGAGGAGGTTGCGACGCTTGGGGGGGCGCCGAAGAAGTCGATGAAAGACTTCGTCGTCCAGAAAATTGCGACCTTTATCGCCACCGGCATCCTCAAGACGGGCGATCCGCTGCCCAGCGAACGTGAGCTGGCTGCCGCGCTCTCTGTCAGCCGCGAGACCGTCCGTGGCGCGATCCTCATCCTGTCCACGCATGGAATTCTTTCGGTTGCGCAAGGGACGCGCACGGTGGTGGCATCTGAGGATGTCGGCGAGTTGGCTGTCCAGGCGGCGCGCTATCGCGACATTGCGGCCTACAGTCTCGACAATGTTCATGAGGCGCGGCTGCTGATCGAAGCGCAGGTCGTCAGGGCCGCCGCGGTCAAGATGGAGGCATCAACACTTGATTATCTCCGCAAGTCGATCGCAGCCCAGGAAGCCGCCTGTGACGATCCCGTCCGATTTTTGATCTGCGACCGGGAGTTTCACACCGCCATCTACCGGTCCAGCGGCAATGCTGTTCTGGCCGATATGGCGGCCGATCTTTATTCCTATCTTCTGAGCCACCGCCGGCGCGTCATATCGCAGCCTGGCACGATCGCCACGAGCATCGCCGATCACCGGCTGATCCTCGCCGGCCTGGAGACGCGGGATCCGGATGCCGCATGCGCGGCCTTCGCGATCCATGAAACCCGCATTTATACGACAACCAAGCTGCTCCTCGCCTAA
- the ligD gene encoding DNA ligase D yields MASDNLSTYRSKRDFKKTAEPSGEKQIARSNRRRFVIQKHDATRLHYDLRLELDGVFKSWAVTKGPSLDPHDKRLAVEVEDHPLDYGDFEGTIPKGQYGGGTVMLWDRGYWEPEGKKSPEQALAKGDFKFTLEGERLHGSFVLVRMRNDRDGGKRTNWLLIKHHDAFSVEEDGAAVLEENDTSVASGRTMEAIAAGKGRKPKPFMIKGGDIKADAVWDSNHGLAAEERKEEGRAGRAPKTAARADLPDFIAPQLCQTLERPPPGEGWIHEIKFDGYRIQMRILEGEATLKTRKGLDWTGKYPEIAEAAAALPDAIIDGEVCALDDHGVPDFAALQAAISEGRTGDLVYFAFDLLYEGDEDLRSLPVVERKARLQSLLSDAGEDPRLRFVEHFETGGDAVLRSACKLSLEGIVSKQSDAPYQSGRTDSWAKSKCRAGHEVVIGAYAKTNGRFRSLLVGVYRGDHFVYVGRVGTGYGAKKVETLLPKLQALEAAKSPFTGIGAPKKEAGVTWLKPKLVAEIEFAGWTADGIVRQAAFKGLREDKPARDVKAERPAKPAETEMPEPAAEKARPARRKGAKAEVMGVMISNPDKPLWPDANDGRPVTKEELAHYYEAVGGWMIAHIEGRPCSIIRAPDGLGGEQFFQRHAMPGTSNLLELVKVFGDKKPYLQIDRVEGLAAVAQIGAVELHPWNCQPHRPEVPGRLVFDLDPGPDVPFSTVVAAAREMRDRLDALGLVSFCKTTGGKGLHVVTPLAINKRKPLSWAEAKSFAHDVCQQMARDNPDLYLIKMTKSLRNGRIFLDYLRNDRMATAVAPLSPRARPGATVSMPLTWSQVKADLDPKRFTIRTVPALLPKSSAWQDYSDGQRPLEPAIKRLGKASSAA; encoded by the coding sequence ATGGCCAGTGACAACCTCTCGACATACCGATCGAAGCGCGACTTTAAAAAAACAGCGGAGCCGAGCGGCGAGAAGCAGATCGCCCGCAGCAACCGTCGCCGCTTCGTCATCCAGAAACATGACGCCACCCGGCTGCATTACGATTTGCGGTTGGAGCTCGACGGCGTCTTCAAATCCTGGGCGGTGACCAAGGGCCCGTCTCTCGATCCGCACGACAAGCGGCTGGCCGTCGAGGTCGAGGATCACCCGCTCGACTATGGCGACTTCGAAGGCACGATCCCGAAAGGCCAGTATGGCGGCGGCACGGTGATGTTGTGGGACCGCGGCTATTGGGAGCCCGAGGGAAAGAAGAGCCCGGAGCAGGCGCTTGCCAAGGGTGACTTCAAGTTCACCCTGGAAGGCGAGAGGCTGCACGGCAGCTTCGTGCTGGTGCGCATGCGCAATGACCGCGACGGCGGCAAGCGAACCAACTGGCTGCTGATCAAGCACCACGACGCGTTCTCGGTCGAGGAGGATGGGGCAGCCGTCCTGGAGGAAAACGACACCTCCGTCGCCTCCGGCCGGACGATGGAGGCGATCGCCGCCGGCAAGGGCCGCAAGCCGAAGCCGTTCATGATCAAGGGCGGCGACATCAAGGCGGATGCCGTCTGGGACAGCAATCACGGGCTGGCCGCCGAAGAGCGGAAGGAGGAGGGCCGAGCCGGCCGGGCGCCGAAAACGGCGGCAAGGGCCGACCTGCCGGACTTCATTGCGCCGCAGCTTTGCCAGACGCTGGAGCGGCCGCCGCCCGGCGAGGGCTGGATCCACGAGATCAAGTTCGACGGCTACCGCATCCAGATGCGCATACTCGAGGGCGAGGCGACGCTGAAGACCCGCAAGGGACTCGACTGGACCGGCAAATATCCGGAGATCGCCGAGGCGGCAGCGGCGCTGCCCGACGCCATCATCGACGGCGAGGTCTGCGCCCTCGACGATCATGGCGTGCCGGATTTCGCCGCGCTGCAGGCGGCCATTTCGGAAGGCAGGACCGGCGATCTCGTCTATTTCGCCTTCGATCTTCTTTACGAGGGGGACGAGGACTTGCGATCTCTGCCTGTCGTCGAGCGCAAGGCGCGGCTTCAGAGCTTGCTGTCGGATGCCGGCGAGGACCCTCGGCTCCGTTTCGTCGAGCATTTCGAGACCGGCGGCGATGCAGTGCTTCGCTCCGCCTGCAAACTGTCGCTGGAAGGCATCGTCTCCAAGCAGAGCGATGCACCCTATCAATCCGGCCGCACCGACAGCTGGGCAAAGTCGAAATGCCGCGCCGGCCACGAAGTGGTGATCGGCGCCTATGCCAAGACCAACGGCAGATTCCGATCGCTGCTGGTCGGCGTCTACCGCGGCGACCACTTCGTCTATGTCGGCCGCGTCGGCACGGGATATGGCGCGAAGAAAGTCGAAACGCTGCTTCCGAAGCTGCAGGCGCTCGAGGCGGCGAAATCGCCCTTCACCGGCATCGGCGCGCCGAAGAAAGAAGCCGGGGTTACCTGGCTGAAGCCCAAGCTGGTGGCGGAAATCGAGTTCGCCGGCTGGACCGCCGACGGCATCGTCCGCCAGGCGGCCTTCAAGGGCCTGCGCGAGGACAAGCCGGCGAGAGACGTCAAGGCCGAACGGCCGGCCAAACCCGCGGAGACCGAGATGCCGGAGCCGGCGGCCGAAAAGGCCAGGCCCGCCCGCCGAAAGGGCGCCAAAGCCGAGGTCATGGGCGTGATGATCTCCAATCCGGACAAACCGCTATGGCCGGATGCCAATGACGGCAGACCGGTGACCAAGGAAGAGCTCGCCCACTACTACGAAGCCGTCGGCGGCTGGATGATCGCACATATCGAGGGGCGCCCCTGTTCGATCATCCGCGCGCCCGATGGGCTCGGCGGCGAGCAGTTCTTCCAGCGCCATGCGATGCCCGGCACCTCGAACCTTCTCGAACTGGTCAAGGTCTTCGGCGACAAAAAACCCTATCTGCAGATCGACCGGGTCGAGGGACTGGCCGCCGTCGCGCAGATCGGCGCCGTAGAGCTGCACCCCTGGAACTGTCAACCGCATAGACCGGAGGTGCCCGGCCGGCTCGTCTTCGACCTCGACCCCGGCCCCGACGTGCCGTTCTCCACCGTCGTTGCCGCCGCCCGCGAAATGCGCGACCGTCTCGACGCGCTGGGTCTCGTCAGTTTCTGCAAGACGACCGGCGGCAAGGGCCTGCACGTCGTCACGCCGCTTGCGATCAACAAGCGCAAGCCGCTGTCCTGGGCTGAGGCGAAGAGCTTCGCCCACGACGTCTGCCAGCAGATGGCGCGCGACAATCCCGATCTCTATCTGATCAAGATGACCAAGAGCCTGAGGAACGGCCGCATCTTCCTCGATTACCTCCGCAATGACCGGATGGCGACGGCTGTGGCACCTCTGTCGCCCCGCGCCCGGCCGGGCGCCACCGTCTCGATGCCGCTGACCTGGAGCCAGGTCAAAGCGGATCTCGATCCGAAACGCTTCACCATCCGCACCGTGCCGGCGCTGCTGCCGAAATCGTCGGCCTGGCAGGATTACAGCGATGGCCAGCGGCCGCTGGAGCCGGCGATCAAACGCCTCGGCAAGGCCTCCAGCGCGGCCTGA
- a CDS encoding carbohydrate ABC transporter permease — MSMANSGNGRGPVSSLLQNNNVLGFLFMLPAAVFLVCFLTYPLGLGVWLGFTDTRIGRDGIFIGLENYQFLMEDSVFWLSVFNTILYTFVASVLKFALGLWLAMLLNQHLPYKSFFRAIVLLPWVVPTVLSALAFWWIYDSQFSIISWSLMKLGLISGPINFLGDPINARISVIIANVWRGIPFVAISLLAGLQTIPASLQEAASLDGATSWQRFRYVTLPMLTPIIAVVMTFSVLFTFTDFQLIYVLTKGGPVNATHLMATLSFQRGIPGGQLGEGAAIAVAMVPFLLGAIMFSFFGLQRRKWQQGGQD, encoded by the coding sequence ATGTCGATGGCAAATTCGGGGAATGGACGCGGGCCGGTCTCTTCGCTCCTGCAGAACAATAATGTGCTCGGCTTCCTGTTCATGCTGCCGGCGGCGGTGTTCCTTGTCTGCTTTCTCACCTATCCGCTGGGGCTCGGCGTCTGGCTCGGCTTCACCGATACCAGGATCGGCCGCGACGGCATCTTCATCGGGCTGGAGAACTACCAGTTCCTGATGGAGGACTCGGTCTTCTGGCTGTCGGTCTTCAACACCATCCTCTATACATTCGTCGCCTCGGTGCTGAAATTCGCGCTCGGCCTCTGGCTGGCGATGCTGCTTAACCAGCATCTGCCCTACAAATCCTTCTTCCGGGCGATCGTCCTGCTGCCCTGGGTGGTGCCGACGGTGCTTTCGGCGCTGGCCTTCTGGTGGATCTACGACTCCCAGTTCTCGATCATCTCCTGGTCGCTGATGAAGCTGGGGCTGATCAGCGGGCCGATCAACTTCCTCGGCGATCCGATCAATGCCCGCATATCCGTCATCATCGCCAATGTCTGGCGCGGCATTCCCTTCGTGGCGATCTCGCTGCTTGCGGGGCTGCAGACGATCCCGGCATCGCTGCAGGAGGCAGCCTCCCTCGACGGCGCCACCAGCTGGCAGCGTTTCCGCTATGTGACGCTGCCGATGCTGACGCCGATCATCGCCGTCGTGATGACTTTCTCGGTGCTTTTCACCTTTACCGATTTCCAGCTCATCTACGTGCTGACCAAGGGCGGCCCCGTCAATGCCACGCATCTGATGGCGACGCTCTCCTTCCAGCGCGGCATTCCCGGCGGCCAGCTGGGCGAGGGTGCGGCCATCGCCGTCGCCATGGTGCCCTTCCTGCTCGGCGCGATCATGTTCAGCTTCTTCGGCCTGCAACGGCGCAAATGGCAGCAGGGCGGCCAGGATTAG